A genome region from Proteus vulgaris includes the following:
- a CDS encoding ABC transporter ATP-binding protein: MMLIDIHDLHVQFEQGKQAKHVVKGINLHVQQGETFSLIGRSGCGKSTVLRVIAGLLSHWQGDISLLGQTIKPQQRFQGALRRNIQMVFQDPYASLHPQHRIERAFSEPLKIHQIPFNKSTIEQALAQVGLPADVTSRYPHQLSGGQRQRVAIARALLLQPQLLLLDEPTSALDMSVQAEILNLLNTLKKEHHMTYLLVSHDADVIAHMSDRAALMENGELTQHYDRDALSKGIHRLD; encoded by the coding sequence ATCATGCTAATTGATATTCATGATTTACATGTTCAATTTGAGCAAGGTAAACAAGCAAAGCACGTTGTAAAAGGGATAAATTTACATGTTCAACAAGGTGAAACCTTTAGCTTAATAGGTCGTTCTGGTTGTGGAAAATCGACTGTTTTACGAGTGATTGCCGGATTATTGTCGCATTGGCAAGGTGATATATCGCTTTTAGGGCAAACCATTAAACCACAACAACGTTTTCAAGGAGCGCTACGCCGTAATATACAGATGGTGTTTCAAGATCCCTACGCTTCTTTACACCCTCAACACCGTATTGAACGTGCGTTTTCTGAGCCTTTAAAAATCCATCAAATTCCTTTTAATAAAAGTACGATTGAACAAGCATTAGCCCAAGTTGGTTTACCTGCGGATGTAACAAGCCGTTATCCTCATCAACTTTCTGGTGGGCAACGTCAACGTGTTGCCATTGCAAGAGCACTTTTATTACAACCTCAATTATTGCTTTTAGATGAGCCAACTTCAGCACTAGATATGTCAGTACAAGCCGAGATCTTAAATCTGCTTAACACGCTGAAAAAGGAACACCATATGACATACTTATTAGTCAGCCATGACGCGGATGTCATTGCACATATGTCAGATAGAGCGGCATTAATGGAAAATGGTGAACTAACACAACATTATGATCGAGATGCGTTATCAAAAGGGATACATCGTCTTGATTGA
- a CDS encoding YchE family NAAT transporter, which produces MESLLDLSGYIKFFVGLFAIVNPIGILPVFISMTSYQTDAGRNKTNLIANGSVAIILVSSLLIGDSILSIFGISIDSFRIAGGMLIVTIAMTMINGRLGEDKQNNQERNESAVRNSVAVVPLALPLMAGPGAISSCIVWSSRWEGFTNFLGLAATSIFFAFCCWLLFRSATLLVKYLGQTGINVVTRIMGLLLMSLGIEFIVTGLRSIFPGLLA; this is translated from the coding sequence ATGGAGTCACTGCTGGATTTATCCGGTTATATTAAATTTTTTGTCGGTCTTTTTGCGATTGTAAACCCAATTGGTATTTTGCCAGTCTTTATCAGTATGACAAGTTATCAAACTGATGCAGGGCGCAATAAAACAAACTTAATTGCGAATGGCTCCGTTGCAATTATTTTGGTTTCTTCTCTATTAATCGGTGATTCTATACTGAGTATTTTCGGTATCTCTATCGATTCGTTTCGTATAGCAGGGGGAATGCTGATTGTGACTATTGCGATGACCATGATAAATGGACGTTTAGGAGAAGATAAGCAAAATAACCAAGAACGAAACGAATCCGCAGTACGTAATAGTGTTGCTGTTGTACCTTTAGCATTACCATTGATGGCAGGGCCTGGGGCGATCAGTTCTTGTATTGTCTGGAGCTCTCGTTGGGAAGGTTTTACTAACTTTTTAGGATTAGCTGCAACCAGTATCTTTTTTGCATTTTGTTGTTGGTTGCTGTTTCGTAGTGCAACGCTATTAGTGAAATATTTAGGGCAAACTGGCATTAACGTAGTTACTCGTATAATGGGCTTATTATTAATGTCGTTAGGTATTGAATTTATTGTGACGGGATTGCGTTCTATTTTCCCCGGCTTGTTAGCTTAA
- the adhE gene encoding bifunctional acetaldehyde-CoA/alcohol dehydrogenase, with translation MSVTNVTELNDLVARVKKAQREFANFSQEQVDAIFRAAALAAADARIPLAKLAVKESGMGIVEDKVIKNHFASEYIYNAYKDEKTCGILSEDLTYGTITIAEPIGIICGIVPTTNPTSTAIFKALISLKTRNGIIFSPHPRAKEATNRAAEIVLNAAIAAGAPKDIIGWIDEPSVALSNALMHHDDINLILATGGPGMVKAAYSSGKPAIGVGAGNTPVVIDDSADIKRAVASILMSKTFDNGVICASEQSVIVVDSIYKQVRERFSTHGGYMLTGKELKAVQDIILKEGNLNAAIVGQPATKIAEMAGIEVPVNTKILIGEVKETTEAEPFAHEKLSPLLAMYHAQSFEDAVLKAEKLVEMGGIGHTSCLYTDQDNCPEHVAYFGDKMKTSRILINTPASQGGIGDLYNFKLAPSLTLGCGSWGGNSISENVGPKHLINTKTVAKRAENMLWHKLPKSIYFRRGCLPIALEEIATDGKKRAFIVTDGFLFNNGYVDEVTRVLKKFGVETEVFFEVEADPTLSVVRKGAEQMNSFKPDVIIALGGGSPMDAAKIMWVMYEHPETHFEELALRFMDIRKRIYKFPKMGVKAQMVAITTTSGTGSEVTPFAVVTDDETGQKYPLADYALTPDMAIVDANLVMNMPKSLCAFGGLDAVTHALEAYVSVLANEYSDGQALQALKLLKEHLPASYHEGAKNPVARERVHNAATIAGIAFANAFLGVCHSMAHKLGSEFHIPHGLANALLISNVIRYNANDNPTKQTAFSQYDRPQARRRYAEIADHLELSAPGDRTAAKIEKLLAWLEEMKSSLGIPSSIREAGVQENDFLARVDKLSEDAFDDQCTGANPRYPLISELKQLLLDSYYGREFNEHPAVEVKEETKPAKKSSKK, from the coding sequence ATGTCTGTAACTAACGTTACTGAACTCAATGATTTGGTTGCTCGTGTAAAAAAAGCTCAACGTGAATTTGCTAACTTCTCTCAAGAACAAGTTGATGCTATTTTCCGTGCAGCTGCATTAGCGGCCGCTGATGCCCGTATTCCTCTTGCAAAATTAGCGGTTAAAGAGTCTGGTATGGGTATCGTTGAAGATAAAGTGATCAAAAACCACTTTGCTTCTGAGTATATCTACAATGCGTATAAAGACGAAAAAACCTGCGGGATTTTATCTGAAGATCTCACTTACGGTACAATCACCATCGCTGAACCTATTGGAATTATCTGCGGTATCGTACCAACAACGAACCCCACTTCTACTGCGATTTTTAAAGCATTAATTAGCTTAAAAACACGTAATGGTATTATTTTCTCTCCACACCCTCGTGCAAAAGAAGCAACAAACCGTGCTGCTGAAATCGTCTTAAATGCGGCTATCGCTGCAGGCGCACCAAAAGATATTATTGGTTGGATTGATGAGCCTTCTGTCGCCCTATCCAACGCATTAATGCACCATGATGATATTAACCTGATCTTAGCGACGGGTGGTCCAGGCATGGTTAAAGCTGCGTATAGTTCAGGGAAACCGGCTATCGGTGTGGGTGCAGGTAACACGCCTGTTGTTATTGATGACTCTGCTGATATCAAACGTGCCGTGGCTTCAATCTTAATGTCTAAAACTTTTGATAATGGTGTCATTTGTGCGTCAGAGCAATCTGTCATTGTTGTTGACAGTATTTATAAACAAGTTCGTGAGCGATTCTCAACTCACGGCGGTTACATGCTGACAGGTAAAGAATTAAAAGCAGTTCAAGATATCATCTTAAAAGAGGGTAACTTAAATGCGGCTATTGTGGGTCAGCCTGCAACAAAAATTGCTGAAATGGCTGGCATTGAAGTTCCTGTAAATACCAAAATTTTAATTGGTGAAGTAAAAGAAACCACAGAAGCAGAGCCTTTTGCTCACGAAAAATTATCTCCGCTATTAGCGATGTACCATGCTCAATCGTTTGAAGATGCTGTGCTAAAAGCTGAAAAATTAGTTGAGATGGGGGGCATCGGTCACACATCTTGCTTATATACAGACCAAGATAACTGTCCTGAGCATGTCGCCTACTTCGGCGACAAAATGAAAACATCCCGTATTTTAATCAATACGCCAGCATCTCAAGGTGGTATTGGTGACTTATACAACTTTAAACTTGCTCCTTCTCTAACGTTAGGTTGTGGTTCATGGGGTGGTAACTCCATTTCTGAAAACGTAGGGCCAAAACACCTTATCAACACTAAAACCGTGGCGAAAAGAGCAGAAAATATGTTGTGGCATAAACTTCCTAAATCTATTTACTTCCGCCGTGGTTGTTTACCTATCGCACTGGAAGAGATTGCGACAGATGGTAAAAAACGTGCCTTTATCGTGACCGATGGTTTCTTATTCAACAATGGTTATGTTGATGAAGTCACCCGTGTACTGAAAAAATTTGGTGTTGAAACAGAAGTCTTCTTTGAAGTTGAAGCAGATCCAACATTAAGCGTTGTGCGTAAAGGCGCAGAACAGATGAATAGCTTTAAACCTGACGTGATCATCGCATTAGGTGGTGGTTCACCAATGGATGCTGCAAAAATCATGTGGGTTATGTATGAGCACCCAGAAACTCACTTCGAAGAATTAGCATTACGTTTTATGGATATCCGTAAACGTATTTACAAGTTCCCAAAAATGGGTGTGAAAGCACAAATGGTTGCTATCACAACAACATCAGGTACAGGTTCTGAAGTCACCCCATTTGCGGTCGTCACTGATGACGAAACTGGTCAGAAATACCCATTAGCAGACTATGCATTAACACCAGATATGGCTATCGTTGATGCAAACCTTGTTATGAACATGCCTAAATCACTATGTGCGTTTGGTGGTTTAGACGCGGTGACTCATGCATTAGAAGCCTATGTTTCTGTATTAGCGAACGAATATTCTGATGGACAAGCGTTGCAGGCATTAAAATTACTGAAAGAGCATCTGCCAGCAAGTTATCATGAAGGCGCTAAAAACCCAGTTGCTCGTGAACGTGTTCATAATGCAGCAACTATTGCAGGTATTGCTTTTGCTAACGCATTCTTGGGTGTTTGTCACTCAATGGCGCATAAATTAGGCTCTGAGTTCCATATTCCTCACGGTTTAGCGAATGCGTTATTAATTTCAAACGTGATCCGTTATAACGCTAATGACAACCCAACAAAACAGACTGCATTCAGCCAATACGACCGCCCTCAAGCACGTCGTCGCTATGCAGAAATCGCTGACCACCTGGAGCTTTCGGCACCTGGTGACCGTACTGCGGCAAAAATTGAGAAGTTATTAGCGTGGTTAGAAGAAATGAAATCTTCATTAGGAATTCCATCTTCTATTCGCGAAGCCGGTGTTCAAGAAAATGATTTCTTAGCAAGAGTTGATAAATTATCTGAAGATGCGTTTGACGATCAGTGTACAGGTGCTAATCCACGTTACCCACTGATTTCTGAACTCAAACAACTGTTATTAGATTCTTACTACGGTCGTGAATTTAATGAACATCCCGCTGTTGAAGTGAAAGAAGAGACAAAACCAGCTAAAAAAAGCAGTAAAAAATAA
- a CDS encoding thymidine kinase, with amino-acid sequence MAQLYFYYSAMNAGKSTSLLQSSYNYNERGMRTLIFTAAIDTRFAKGKISSRIGLSADALLFSDDMNIRDVIVAEHNKQTIHCVLIDECQFLSKAHVEQLCDITDTYDIPVLTYGLRTDFRGELFTGSAYLLAWADKLVELKTVCYCGRKANKVLRLDDKGNVLSDGAQVEIGGNEKYVSVCRKHYTQATLKGCIEQE; translated from the coding sequence ATGGCTCAGCTTTACTTTTATTATTCAGCCATGAATGCTGGAAAATCAACATCTTTATTGCAATCCTCTTATAACTATAATGAACGAGGCATGCGCACATTGATTTTTACTGCGGCTATTGATACACGCTTTGCAAAGGGAAAGATTAGTTCGAGAATAGGATTAAGTGCGGATGCATTACTCTTTAGTGATGATATGAATATTCGTGACGTTATTGTTGCTGAGCATAACAAACAGACTATTCATTGTGTATTGATTGATGAGTGCCAATTTTTAAGTAAAGCACATGTCGAACAACTTTGCGATATAACAGACACCTATGATATTCCTGTTCTCACGTATGGACTAAGAACGGATTTTAGAGGAGAGTTATTTACAGGTAGTGCTTATTTATTAGCATGGGCTGATAAGCTCGTAGAACTTAAAACAGTCTGTTATTGCGGTAGAAAGGCAAATAAAGTATTACGTTTAGATGATAAAGGAAATGTCCTGAGTGATGGTGCTCAAGTTGAAATTGGTGGAAATGAAAAATATGTTTCAGTCTGCCGTAAACATTATACACAGGCAACGCTAAAAGGGTGTATTGAACAAGAGTAA
- the hns gene encoding histone-like nucleoid-structuring protein H-NS, with protein MSESLKILNNIRTLRAQARETSLETLEEMLEKLEVVVNERREEFSLEKAAEEERVQKLQKYREMLEEAGIDPTDLLEASATNKTGRAKRAARPAKYSYVDENGETKTWTGQGRTPAVIKRAIDEEGKSLDDFLL; from the coding sequence ATGAGCGAATCTTTAAAAATATTAAATAACATCCGTACTCTCCGCGCACAAGCAAGAGAAACTTCTTTAGAAACTTTAGAAGAAATGTTGGAGAAACTCGAAGTTGTCGTTAATGAGCGTCGTGAAGAATTCTCATTAGAAAAAGCAGCTGAAGAAGAACGTGTTCAGAAATTACAAAAATACCGTGAAATGTTAGAAGAAGCGGGTATTGATCCAACAGACTTGCTTGAAGCAAGTGCGACTAATAAAACTGGCCGTGCTAAACGTGCAGCTCGTCCAGCTAAATACTCTTACGTTGATGAAAATGGTGAAACTAAAACTTGGACAGGCCAAGGTCGTACACCAGCTGTAATCAAACGTGCTATTGATGAAGAAGGCAAATCATTAGACGATTTCCTGCTGTAA
- a CDS encoding NAD-dependent epimerase: MKILVTGAAGFIGYHMSQRLIEMGYHVVGIDNMNDYYDVRLKEARLAKLQQLEKFHFEKLDIVDSVKVAQLFVSHQFDRVIHLAAQPGVRYSIKNPMAYIDANIIGHINILEGCRHNKVGHLIYSSSSSVYGLNQKQPFSTEDSVDHPVSLYAATKKANELMSHSYSHLYQLPTTGLRFFTVYGPWGRPDMALFKFTKAMLAGEPIDVYNSGEMTRDFTYVDDIVSSVVRLINVVPEADKNWTVEKGETSSSSAPYKIYNVGNGQPTKLMSFIEAIEKSLNIKAKLNLMPMQDGDVLSTCADCQDLSETIGFSPNTAVEYGVKQFVDWYLTYYKN; the protein is encoded by the coding sequence ATGAAAATATTGGTAACAGGTGCTGCGGGGTTTATTGGCTATCATATGAGTCAGCGTTTAATCGAAATGGGTTATCATGTTGTCGGAATAGATAACATGAATGATTATTATGATGTGCGCCTAAAAGAAGCTCGATTAGCTAAATTACAACAGCTAGAAAAATTTCATTTTGAGAAACTTGATATCGTTGACTCAGTAAAAGTGGCTCAATTATTTGTATCACACCAATTTGACCGAGTTATTCATTTAGCGGCTCAACCGGGGGTTCGCTATTCAATTAAAAACCCAATGGCATATATTGATGCGAATATTATTGGTCATATTAATATATTAGAAGGATGTCGCCATAATAAAGTTGGACATCTTATCTACTCCTCTTCAAGCTCTGTTTATGGTTTAAATCAGAAACAGCCTTTTTCAACAGAAGATAGCGTTGATCATCCTGTTTCATTATATGCGGCAACAAAGAAAGCGAATGAGTTAATGTCTCATAGCTATTCACATTTATATCAATTACCAACAACGGGATTACGTTTCTTCACTGTATATGGTCCTTGGGGACGTCCTGATATGGCATTATTTAAATTCACTAAGGCAATGTTAGCTGGTGAGCCTATTGATGTTTATAATAGTGGAGAAATGACGCGCGATTTTACTTATGTCGATGATATTGTGAGTTCAGTTGTTCGATTGATCAATGTTGTACCAGAAGCAGATAAAAATTGGACAGTAGAGAAAGGCGAAACGTCTTCAAGTTCTGCACCTTATAAAATTTATAATGTGGGGAATGGGCAACCAACTAAATTGATGTCATTCATTGAAGCAATAGAAAAATCATTAAATATTAAAGCTAAATTGAACTTAATGCCGATGCAAGATGGTGATGTTCTTTCGACTTGTGCGGATTGCCAAGACTTGTCTGAGACAATCGGTTTCTCGCCGAATACCGCCGTAGAATATGGCGTAAAACAGTTTGTTGATTGGTATTTAACTTATTATAAAAACTAA
- the galU gene encoding UTP--glucose-1-phosphate uridylyltransferase GalU, translating to MSSAVRKVRKAVIPVAGLGTRMLPATKAIPKEMLPVVDKPLIQYVVNECIAAGINEIVLVTHSSKNSIENHFDTSFELEAILEKRVKRQLLEEVQGICPSHVTIMQTRQGIAKGLGHAILCAKPLIGDEPFAVILPDVILDRYSADLTKVNLKEMLSHFERSGASQILVEPVPEDEVSNYGIVDCMGENLCPGDSKPITRVVEKPKKEEAPSNLSIVGRYVLSESIWPLLAKTAPGAGDEIQLTDAIAMLIEKEAVEAYHLQGKSHDCGNKLGYMKAFVEYGIQHEEFGEDFSQWLKSLKIQ from the coding sequence ATGTCATCAGCAGTACGTAAAGTAAGAAAAGCGGTGATCCCTGTTGCTGGATTAGGAACAAGAATGCTACCTGCAACCAAGGCAATTCCAAAAGAGATGTTGCCAGTGGTTGATAAGCCTCTTATTCAATATGTAGTGAATGAATGTATTGCAGCAGGTATTAATGAAATTGTACTTGTTACACATTCATCTAAAAATTCAATTGAAAACCATTTTGATACGAGTTTTGAATTAGAAGCGATTTTAGAAAAACGCGTTAAACGCCAGTTATTAGAAGAAGTACAAGGTATTTGTCCAAGTCATGTCACTATCATGCAAACTCGTCAGGGAATAGCAAAAGGATTAGGCCATGCTATTTTATGTGCTAAGCCATTAATTGGCGATGAACCTTTCGCTGTTATCCTGCCTGATGTTATTTTAGATAGATACAGTGCTGATTTAACGAAAGTTAACTTAAAAGAGATGCTTTCTCACTTTGAACGCTCTGGCGCAAGTCAAATCCTTGTTGAACCAGTGCCTGAAGATGAAGTCTCTAATTACGGTATTGTCGATTGCATGGGTGAAAATTTATGCCCAGGTGATAGCAAACCAATCACACGTGTTGTTGAAAAACCTAAGAAAGAAGAAGCACCTTCAAATTTATCTATCGTAGGGCGTTATGTATTATCTGAAAGTATCTGGCCACTATTAGCGAAAACAGCACCCGGTGCTGGAGATGAAATTCAGTTAACTGATGCGATTGCCATGTTGATTGAAAAAGAAGCCGTTGAAGCTTATCACCTACAAGGGAAAAGCCACGATTGTGGTAATAAATTAGGATATATGAAAGCCTTCGTAGAGTATGGAATACAGCACGAAGAGTTTGGCGAAGATTTTTCACAATGGCTAAAATCATTAAAAATACAGTGA
- the rssB gene encoding two-component system response regulator RssB, with product MGKKILIIDDEVVFRTMLTEYFSHEKACVYTTDNGSQALSLLEGGVLPDLILCDIRMPVMNGPTFLCHLEQRKLDIPVIAISCTDNMAEIDDMLRLGAQEIFLKPITHLEKLKQKVIEVLCPGFFESVLIEGIHFEPLWNSLRKDTHYIQSFIKQMQPQVKQVVAGYCVNYRQLNDITKMGLLFDIAALSEDQIIFYCVDISRDDENGLLVALLLRVVFNDVLKSSQKVKTLPSMYNMLNKLNKMLNEIGVKGTFPIILGYYHTQKKNILLASAGLKAEIKTENKKFELNSGIPLGTLQLLYINQVKCEGTNWQCKIWDSRNQIKLMFSPIYKS from the coding sequence GTGGGTAAAAAAATTTTAATAATTGATGATGAGGTCGTTTTTCGCACAATGTTGACGGAATATTTCTCACATGAGAAAGCTTGTGTTTATACAACAGATAACGGTAGCCAAGCATTATCTTTATTAGAAGGGGGAGTACTCCCCGATCTGATTTTATGTGATATCCGTATGCCAGTAATGAATGGCCCCACTTTTTTGTGCCACCTTGAACAACGTAAATTGGATATTCCTGTTATTGCTATTTCATGTACAGACAATATGGCTGAAATAGATGATATGTTGCGTTTAGGGGCGCAAGAGATTTTTCTAAAGCCAATAACACATCTTGAGAAATTAAAACAAAAAGTTATTGAAGTATTATGTCCTGGCTTTTTTGAATCAGTATTAATAGAAGGTATACATTTTGAACCACTTTGGAATAGCTTACGAAAAGATACCCATTATATTCAGTCGTTCATAAAACAGATGCAACCTCAAGTTAAACAGGTTGTTGCGGGATATTGTGTTAATTATCGTCAATTAAATGATATCACTAAAATGGGGTTGTTATTTGATATTGCAGCTTTATCTGAAGACCAAATTATTTTCTATTGTGTTGATATATCGAGGGATGATGAAAATGGACTTTTGGTCGCTTTACTCTTACGGGTTGTTTTTAATGATGTATTAAAGTCATCACAAAAAGTAAAAACGTTGCCAAGTATGTATAATATGTTGAATAAACTAAATAAAATGCTTAATGAAATTGGAGTGAAAGGGACCTTTCCTATTATACTTGGTTATTATCATACACAGAAAAAGAATATCCTTTTAGCTTCAGCAGGTTTAAAAGCCGAAATAAAAACAGAAAATAAAAAATTTGAGTTAAATAGCGGTATTCCTTTAGGCACGCTGCAACTTTTATATATTAATCAAGTAAAATGCGAAGGAACAAATTGGCAATGTAAAATTTGGGACAGCAGAAATCAGATTAAATTAATGTTTTCCCCTATCTATAAAAGTTAA
- a CDS encoding YchJ family protein — MSSLCPCNSQLFYSDCCEPYHLGQKNASTAEALMRSRYSAFVKHNADYLIKTWHPSCRVASLHDELVSGFPNTQWLGLNVISSQASTNKNEAYVEFSACFIERNADDKQYLHERSRFLKIDNCWFYIDGVKPKVGRNDPCPCGSGRKYKKCCENNIK, encoded by the coding sequence TTGTCAAGTTTATGCCCCTGCAATAGTCAATTATTCTACTCTGATTGCTGTGAGCCTTACCATTTAGGTCAAAAAAACGCTTCAACAGCAGAAGCATTGATGCGTTCGCGTTATAGCGCGTTTGTTAAACATAATGCTGATTACTTAATAAAAACGTGGCACCCTTCTTGTCGTGTTGCATCTTTGCATGATGAATTAGTTTCAGGCTTTCCAAATACACAGTGGCTTGGACTCAATGTCATTTCATCGCAAGCGAGCACAAATAAAAATGAGGCATATGTTGAATTCTCGGCTTGCTTTATTGAAAGAAATGCCGATGATAAACAGTACTTACATGAACGCTCTCGTTTTCTAAAAATAGATAACTGTTGGTTTTATATTGACGGTGTGAAACCGAAAGTGGGACGAAACGATCCCTGCCCTTGTGGTTCTGGACGTAAATACAAAAAATGTTGTGAAAATAACATCAAATAA
- the purU gene encoding formyltetrahydrofolate deformylase — protein MQHQNTQKKILRTICPDAKGLIAKITNICYKHQLNIVQNSEFVDHRTGRFFMRTELEGIFNDETFLADLDDALPQGSKRELNTAGRRRIVIMVTKEAHCLGDLLMKSAFGDLDVEIAAVIGNHDTLKHLVEQFGIPFHLVSHEGLTRDQHDEKLIAQINQYKPDYVVLAKYMRVLTPAFVQNFPNQIINIHHSFLPAFIGARPYHQAYERGVKIIGATAHYVNDNLDEGPIITQNVINVDHTFSAEDMMRAGRDVEKNVLSHALYWVLSQRVFVYGNRTIIL, from the coding sequence ATGCAACACCAAAATACTCAAAAAAAAATACTGCGTACTATTTGCCCTGATGCAAAAGGACTTATCGCTAAAATCACGAATATTTGCTACAAACATCAATTAAATATTGTTCAAAATAGTGAGTTTGTTGATCATCGTACAGGTCGCTTTTTTATGCGTACCGAGCTTGAAGGCATCTTTAATGATGAAACCTTTCTGGCCGATTTAGATGATGCCTTACCACAAGGCTCAAAACGTGAATTAAATACCGCAGGCCGTCGTCGCATTGTCATTATGGTGACAAAAGAAGCACACTGCTTAGGCGACTTATTAATGAAAAGTGCATTTGGTGATTTGGATGTTGAAATTGCCGCTGTCATTGGTAATCACGACACACTAAAACATTTAGTAGAACAATTTGGTATTCCTTTCCATCTTGTTAGCCATGAAGGCTTAACCCGTGATCAACATGATGAAAAGTTAATTGCGCAAATTAATCAATACAAACCTGATTATGTTGTACTCGCAAAATACATGCGTGTACTAACACCCGCATTTGTACAAAACTTCCCAAATCAAATTATCAATATTCATCACTCCTTCTTACCTGCCTTTATTGGTGCACGTCCTTACCATCAGGCTTATGAGCGCGGTGTCAAGATCATTGGTGCAACAGCGCACTACGTAAATGATAATTTAGATGAAGGCCCAATCATCACTCAAAATGTGATTAATGTTGATCATACGTTCTCTGCCGAAGATATGATGAGAGCTGGTCGAGATGTTGAAAAGAATGTACTTAGCCATGCCTTATATTGGGTACTTTCACAACGTGTCTTCGTTTACGGTAACAGAACAATCATTTTATAA
- a CDS encoding helix-turn-helix domain-containing protein, whose amino-acid sequence MFFSRKLEAFMAVVENGSLSKAARVMNRTTPPVAKSIKDFEAVLGKRLFKREKFGMSLTQEGLELYNDLKSLYLQEKEITKKHISGIINNSIHVYYDWGKSQYLTQFYQAANKNYSHINIMRFSRENFEEIPDYDGNTLILSSEKIISEKFSLLHKIENKHLGICCQKTLVNSVNNNLDRLLSENIWLCDPALYKTAKIKKLESEIGDRGKAVSVRIMDDLNCCLRFIQTHHSLLLTDENPLKSEYEADLCFIPLTQPEMRYSCYIYKSKYHSSILNRFLDLIDKME is encoded by the coding sequence ATGTTTTTTTCTCGTAAGTTAGAAGCCTTTATGGCTGTTGTCGAAAATGGCTCGTTAAGTAAAGCTGCGCGGGTGATGAATCGCACGACGCCTCCCGTCGCTAAATCTATCAAAGACTTTGAAGCCGTATTAGGTAAGCGTTTATTTAAGCGAGAGAAGTTTGGTATGAGTTTAACCCAGGAAGGGCTTGAACTTTATAATGATTTGAAATCGCTTTATCTTCAAGAAAAAGAGATAACTAAAAAACATATCTCGGGAATTATAAACAATAGCATTCATGTTTATTATGATTGGGGAAAAAGTCAGTATTTAACTCAGTTTTATCAAGCAGCAAATAAAAATTATTCCCATATAAATATAATGCGATTTTCAAGAGAAAACTTTGAAGAAATACCTGATTATGATGGTAATACATTAATATTAAGTTCTGAGAAAATTATTAGTGAAAAATTTAGCCTTCTTCATAAAATAGAAAATAAGCACTTGGGCATTTGTTGTCAAAAAACACTGGTGAATAGTGTAAATAATAATCTTGATAGACTCTTAAGTGAAAATATTTGGCTCTGTGATCCGGCATTATACAAAACTGCTAAGATAAAAAAATTAGAGAGTGAAATTGGAGATAGAGGAAAGGCTGTGAGTGTCAGAATAATGGATGATCTTAATTGTTGTTTACGTTTTATTCAAACACACCACTCTCTTTTATTAACAGATGAAAATCCATTGAAAAGTGAGTATGAAGCCGACTTATGCTTTATACCATTAACTCAACCGGAAATGCGGTATAGCTGTTATATCTATAAATCTAAGTATCATTCAAGCATATTGAATCGATTTTTGGATTTAATTGATAAAATGGAATAA